The Acidobacteriota bacterium nucleotide sequence CGAGCGCCGCTGGGAACCGCTGGGGGAAGGGATCGCCCGAGCGCTGGTCACCGGCGACGAGCGCTTCCCGCTGCTGCTGGCAGGGGATGCGGGCCTCGAGCTCATCGATCCGGTCTCCGGTGAGCGCTTGGAGCTACCGCTGCCGGTGCCGGTCCGGGACCTGCGGGGCGCTCGCATTCATCGCCGCGAGCTGCTGCTGGCGACCTCCGGCTTCGGCCTCCTGCGCCGGCCCCTGCCGCCACCGCCTCTCCTCCCCTCCACCGCTGCTGGACGCCGCTGACCAAACGGACCCGCCTACCCGTTTCAGGAGATCCGATCATGAGCCGACCCGCTGACCGCCCTTCCGAACCTCCCGCCACCGGCATCGCCGCCCTGGGCCTCAAGCTGCCGCGCCTGGGGCTCGCCATGGACCAGCTGGCCCAGCTCCGCGGCGAGGACGTGGCCAAATACACCATCGGCCTGGGCTGCAGCGAGATGGCACTGTGCCCGCGGGACTACGGCGTCGCCGACCTGGCGGTAGCGGCGGCGGAGCGGGCGCTGGAGCGCTGGGGTGGAGACCGCGGCCGCATCGGATTGCTGGCGGTGGGCACCGAAACCGCGGTGGACATGAGCCGGCCCTTGAGCGCCTGGGTGGCGGATGGCGTGGGATTGAGCGGCGCGGTGCGCTCCTACGAGGTCAAACACGCCTGCTACGGCGGCACCCTGGCCTTGCGACAAGCCACCGAATGGCGCCTCTCCGGCGCCGCCCGGGGTCAGGCGGCGCTGGTGGTGGCGGCGGACGTCGCCCTCTACGCCCCCGAGGATCCCGGCGAGCCCACCCAGGGTGCTGGTGCCGTGGCTCTGGTGGTGGACGAGCCCCGGGTGGCGGCCTTGGAGGCCGTCTCCTACCCGTGGAGCGAGCCCGCCTTCGACTTCTGGCGCCCGGTGGGAGAGAGCTTCCCGCGGGTGGACGGCCCCCTGAGCCTAGACTGCTATCGCCGCGCCGCCGAGCATTGCTTCCAGGCGTGGGTCGGAAAGGAAGACCCCGCTCAGGCCTTGGAGGCCCTCGAAGCCCTCTGCTTCCACGTGCCCTTCCCCAAGATGGTGCGCAAGGCAGTGGATCATCTGGGCGAGGTCTTCGGCTGGTCCCAGGAACAGGCTCGGGATCTCTACGCACGCAAGATCGAGCCGTCCATGGAGTGGAACCGCCGCTGCGGCAATTCCTACACCGCCAGCCTGTGGACCTCCGTGGCCCGCGCCCTCAACGGCATGGAAGAGGGCAAGCGCCTCACCGCCTTCTCCTACGGCTCCGGCTTCGGCGCCGAGCTGTTGACCCTGGTGGCGGGGCCGGAGGCCGCCGGCGGCGCCTGGGCTGAAGATGTGGAGGGCGACCTCGCCGAGCGTTCCCTCATCGACGCCGGGGCGTATCAGGAGCTGCGGGCGGGCTGAGAGCGACTGGTGGGCTGGCGCCCACCCTACGCGAACCCCAAGACACCGAGACACCGAGACACCGAGACACCGAGACACCGAGACACCGAGACACCGAGACACCGAGATGAAGGGTGGGCGCCAGCCCACCATCTTCTGGCCGGCAATCGGAGGCTTCCCGACTACTCTCCGCCGCTGGGCGCCAAGGCCGCCCCCAGACGCCGGCGAACCTCCGCCGCCATTTCCGGCGCTGATCGTTCGAGCCACCGCAGCTGTTCTTGCACACCTGCCTCGTTGCCGCTAGCGGCTTCTACCAGCGCCAGATAAAAGCGTGGCCGAGGATCCTGCGGCCGCAGGGCCAGTAAGCGGCCGTACTCCTGCCGTGCCTCGTCGAAGCGTCCCGCCGCCGCCAGCGCCTGGGCCAGGTTGGCGCGCACCCGCACCGCCTCGTCCTCCCCTTCGCTCGCTCCCGCAACCGCCAGCGCCGACAGGGCCTGGCGATACTCCTCCACCGCCTCCGGCAGCCGCCCTAGCTGGAAGAGGGCGTTGGCCAGATCACCCCGCGCCGCCAGCAACTGCGGATCGAGGCGCAGCGCCGCCCGGAAATGCTCCACCGCTTCCGTCGGCCGACCGGCCTGGGCCAGGGTCAGCCCCAGGTTGTGTTCCGCCGAAGCGTTGTCGGGCTCCAGCTCCAAAGCTCGACGATAGTGCGCCAGCGCTTCCTGGGGACGGCCCAGATCCCCTAGAGCGTTGGCCAGGTTGTTGTGAGCGTCGGCGTGCTCCGGGTCGTAGCCGATGGCGGTGCGGAAATGCTCCGCTGCCTGCGCCATATCTCCCCGGCGCTGGGCGAGGATCCCCAGGTTGTTGTGCGCCTCGGCAAAGCTCGGGCGAATCTCCACGGCCTGCCGCAGGGACTCCTCGGCCTCCTCCAGCGCCCCGTCTTCCATCAGGGTGATGCCGAGGAAGTTGGCCATCAGGTAGTTGTCGTCGGTGACCGCCAGGGCATGGCGAAAGAGGGTTTCGCTGTCCTGCCACACCAGGACCTGCTGCCGGGCTTGGAGACTGCAGGCGGCCAGAAGAACGAGCACCGCGACCGCTGTGGACCGCTCCGCCAGCGTTCGCCCGGAACCCTCGAGACGCCCCAGCAGCCGCGAGCCGCCCCCAACCTCCACAAACCAGACCACCATCACGAAGACCCCCACCAGCGGCAGGTAGGTGTAGCGGTCCGCTCGCGCCTGGCCCCCCACCTGCACCAACCCCACCACCGGCACCAACATACCCAGATACCAAAGCCAGCCGGTGAGCAAGAAGGGCTGGCTGCGCCAGCGCCACGCCACCCCGACCGAGATCCCGCCCAGCACCAATGCCGCGAGCAGAATCGCCCCCGCGGAGGGCATGCCGGGATGGGGATAGAGCGCCGCCAAATCCACCGGCCACAGCATTTGCCCGAGGTAGGCGGCGTAGGTGACCAGGGCGTTGGCCAGGCGTTCCAGGAACGGCACGTTGCCCAGGGTGGACACCGTGCCGCCGGCCCGCTGCACCACCACCGTCACCCCCGCCGATGCCGCCGCCAGAGCGAAGAGGGGCAGCTTCTCCCACACCCTGGGCCACACCCGGGCAGCTACGAATCGAAGCGACAGCCGTTCTTCCTCCTCGAAAGACAGACGCCCCAGCGGCCAGAGATCGAGCAAGAGCAGCACGCAGGGCAAGGTCACCAGCATGGGCTTGGCCATCAGGCCGGCGGCGAAGACTCCCAGCAGCAGGGCGTAGCGCCCAGCGCCAGGCTTCCGAGCCCACCCC carries:
- a CDS encoding tetratricopeptide repeat protein translates to MKTASTESQGLSQPILRALSLFLLIAAAVWVYWPALDFGTVNFDDPDYLEDNPVVLEGLTVEGLGWAFTTGHASNWHPLTWLSHMLDVELFGTAWGAHHGVNVALHVVSTLLLFLFWWRATGGWWRAVTVAALFALHPLHVESVAWLSERKDVLSGLLAWSMLLAYLGWARKPGAGRYALLLGVFAAGLMAKPMLVTLPCVLLLLDLWPLGRLSFEEEERLSLRFVAARVWPRVWEKLPLFALAAASAGVTVVVQRAGGTVSTLGNVPFLERLANALVTYAAYLGQMLWPVDLAALYPHPGMPSAGAILLAALVLGGISVGVAWRWRSQPFLLTGWLWYLGMLVPVVGLVQVGGQARADRYTYLPLVGVFVMVVWFVEVGGGSRLLGRLEGSGRTLAERSTAVAVLVLLAACSLQARQQVLVWQDSETLFRHALAVTDDNYLMANFLGITLMEDGALEEAEESLRQAVEIRPSFAEAHNNLGILAQRRGDMAQAAEHFRTAIGYDPEHADAHNNLANALGDLGRPQEALAHYRRALELEPDNASAEHNLGLTLAQAGRPTEAVEHFRAALRLDPQLLAARGDLANALFQLGRLPEAVEEYRQALSALAVAGASEGEDEAVRVRANLAQALAAAGRFDEARQEYGRLLALRPQDPRPRFYLALVEAASGNEAGVQEQLRWLERSAPEMAAEVRRRLGAALAPSGGE
- a CDS encoding hydroxymethylglutaryl-CoA synthase — its product is MSRPADRPSEPPATGIAALGLKLPRLGLAMDQLAQLRGEDVAKYTIGLGCSEMALCPRDYGVADLAVAAAERALERWGGDRGRIGLLAVGTETAVDMSRPLSAWVADGVGLSGAVRSYEVKHACYGGTLALRQATEWRLSGAARGQAALVVAADVALYAPEDPGEPTQGAGAVALVVDEPRVAALEAVSYPWSEPAFDFWRPVGESFPRVDGPLSLDCYRRAAEHCFQAWVGKEDPAQALEALEALCFHVPFPKMVRKAVDHLGEVFGWSQEQARDLYARKIEPSMEWNRRCGNSYTASLWTSVARALNGMEEGKRLTAFSYGSGFGAELLTLVAGPEAAGGAWAEDVEGDLAERSLIDAGAYQELRAG